A section of the Bacteroidia bacterium genome encodes:
- the lnt gene encoding apolipoprotein N-acyltransferase, giving the protein MLSQEKINHLVLLILVVVSGVLGYFAWSPYSAAFLIFVAFVPTLLMEHLVFQAAHRNSNWVVFFYAFLNFLVWNGLTTYWVYLASLPGAIMAVFCNSILQAVPVLIYHVSKKHIGQRLSLLTLICLWISLEYLHLNWDLAWPWLNLGNVFAMHPNWVQWYEFTGALGGSLWVLLVNILIFEVILRYSMGREKHKPMFRIWPELLLILLLITAPFILSWFLYRQTFPAVRTAEVVVVQPNVDPYNDKFDRSTMNTQLNNLLRISDSLLTKDTELLIWPETALPWNSEITTVNETEPMQQIIAFLKKHPQMKLITGFSPYLIYPEGKGKTPTARQVQNSANYYDVFNSALLIDGTGQYQYYHKNKLVPGVEIMPYPAVFSFLEDFAIDLGGTSGSLGRSDKAIVFPVDSSIRAAPIICYESIFGDYTGDFIADGANIIALITNDGWWGNSDGYKQHLHYASLRAVETRKAIARSANTGISAFFDTRGNIMEQTGFWVPGGLRANLPINNHITFYVKYGDYIGRIASYLSVFLLLIVIMRKITRKRARYIR; this is encoded by the coding sequence TTGTTATCGCAGGAAAAAATTAATCATCTGGTATTGCTCATCCTGGTGGTGGTGAGCGGGGTATTAGGCTATTTTGCCTGGTCGCCCTATTCCGCAGCTTTTCTCATTTTCGTTGCTTTTGTCCCCACTTTGCTGATGGAACATCTGGTGTTTCAGGCAGCGCACAGAAATTCGAATTGGGTAGTTTTCTTTTACGCTTTCCTGAATTTTTTGGTGTGGAATGGCCTTACTACTTATTGGGTTTACCTGGCGTCCCTGCCGGGAGCCATCATGGCGGTGTTTTGCAACAGCATACTACAGGCTGTCCCGGTGCTGATCTATCACGTTTCGAAAAAACATATCGGGCAGCGCTTGTCGCTTCTCACCCTCATTTGCCTTTGGATTTCCTTAGAATATCTGCACCTGAACTGGGACCTTGCCTGGCCGTGGCTGAACCTGGGAAATGTATTTGCCATGCACCCTAACTGGGTGCAGTGGTATGAATTTACCGGAGCCCTCGGTGGCAGTTTATGGGTGCTGCTGGTCAACATCCTGATCTTTGAAGTTATTCTGCGATACTCAATGGGACGCGAAAAGCATAAACCAATGTTTCGCATCTGGCCGGAACTATTGCTCATTCTGCTGCTCATTACCGCTCCGTTTATCCTTTCATGGTTTCTTTACCGTCAAACCTTCCCGGCTGTTCGCACTGCAGAAGTGGTGGTAGTGCAACCCAACGTTGATCCTTACAATGACAAGTTTGACCGAAGCACAATGAACACGCAACTGAATAACCTGCTAAGGATCAGCGATTCGTTGCTTACAAAAGATACAGAACTCCTGATTTGGCCTGAGACAGCATTACCGTGGAACTCTGAGATTACCACGGTGAATGAAACCGAGCCAATGCAGCAGATTATCGCTTTCCTGAAGAAACATCCGCAAATGAAGCTGATCACCGGATTTTCTCCTTATCTGATCTATCCGGAAGGCAAAGGAAAGACACCCACCGCCCGGCAAGTCCAGAATTCAGCGAACTACTATGACGTATTCAATTCTGCCCTGTTAATAGATGGCACCGGACAATATCAGTATTATCATAAAAATAAACTGGTGCCCGGAGTTGAGATCATGCCATATCCGGCCGTCTTTAGTTTCCTGGAGGATTTTGCCATTGACCTGGGCGGTACTTCCGGCAGTCTGGGCCGCTCAGACAAGGCCATTGTTTTCCCTGTGGATTCTTCGATTCGGGCAGCCCCGATTATATGCTACGAATCTATTTTTGGCGACTATACCGGTGATTTTATCGCAGATGGCGCTAACATCATTGCGCTCATTACCAATGATGGCTGGTGGGGCAACAGCGATGGATACAAGCAACATCTGCACTATGCATCACTGCGGGCCGTAGAAACGCGAAAGGCCATAGCCAGAAGTGCCAATACCGGCATTTCAGCCTTTTTCGATACGCGCGGGAATATCATGGAGCAAACCGGTTTCTGGGTTCCCGGAGGATTACGGGCCAATCTGCCGATCAATAACCATATTACCTTCTACGTGAAGTATGGTGATTATATCGGTCGAATTGCTTCCTATCTTTCTGTATTTCTGCTGCTTATTGTTATCATGAGAAAAATAACAAGGAAAAGGGCACGATATATTCGCTAA
- the rsmI gene encoding 16S rRNA (cytidine(1402)-2'-O)-methyltransferase has translation MGKLIAVPTPIGNLEDMTYRSVRVLKEVNLILAEDTRTTKKLLNHYGILTPLRAHHQHNEHKIAEKIAEELQADVTYAVVTDAGTPAISDPGFLLIRECLRQGVTVECLPGATAFVPALVNSGLPAHSFTFEGFLPHKKGRMKRLTLLAEEQRTMIFYESPYRLLKSLTEMAEVLGAERRASVSRELTKIFEETIHGTLAELAAHFEEKPIKGELVIVIAGKN, from the coding sequence ATGGGAAAATTAATAGCTGTGCCCACGCCTATCGGGAATTTAGAAGACATGACGTACCGGTCAGTGAGGGTATTGAAGGAGGTGAATCTCATTTTGGCTGAAGATACAAGAACCACAAAAAAGCTCCTCAACCATTATGGCATCCTCACTCCTTTGCGGGCTCATCACCAGCACAATGAACACAAGATAGCCGAGAAAATTGCTGAGGAATTGCAGGCTGACGTAACGTATGCCGTGGTAACGGATGCCGGAACGCCTGCCATATCTGACCCGGGTTTTCTGTTGATCCGGGAATGCCTGCGGCAGGGCGTTACGGTGGAGTGCCTTCCTGGGGCCACCGCATTTGTTCCGGCACTTGTAAATAGCGGATTGCCCGCCCACAGCTTCACTTTCGAGGGGTTTCTGCCTCACAAAAAAGGCCGCATGAAACGGCTTACGCTATTGGCAGAAGAACAGCGCACTATGATCTTCTATGAATCGCCTTACCGCTTGCTGAAATCCCTGACGGAAATGGCTGAGGTCCTTGGTGCAGAAAGAAGGGCATCGGTTTCGCGGGAGCTGACAAAAATATTCGAAGAAACAATACATGGAACTTTGGCTGAACTTGCCGCTCATTTTGAAGAAAAACCCATTAAAGGAGAACTCGTAATTGTTATCGCAGGAAAAAATTAA